In Burkholderia savannae, one genomic interval encodes:
- a CDS encoding gamma-glutamyl-gamma-aminobutyrate hydrolase family protein → MSENTSARAEQSGSASSSVATSSGHAGAASSSVSDNPSVGATVHVGAFAAQIAAAQDVGDPGSAPTDTIAEPGAPGVGPGGPGARPAAASAGSSAGSSAAAPPGATAAGAASAARAGSPPPGFGAPPDFEASRPPPASAAPPAPPAYLKQSDTPWSVFGRIIAARARRLFDRAGQRITQRTLRIGVSARIFHPEPGAPGLRGKTLQYLEESIAHWVMSRDVLVFMIPTVGHQGMLHPSNIRLRDYAKHLDGLLLQGGADVSPQTYAASDAYSEWPGDRVRDMYELELLHEFIESGKPVLGVCRGCQLINVAFGGSLYQDIATDVPTAGAHVSEHYDQHRHAIRFPDGSTLANMFPGRREAIVNSIHHQAIRDIGRDLNIEAVSAEDGIIEGIRYRRAPFVVGVQWHPEFHRAGGPELLDCTPLLDTFLRAARETRL, encoded by the coding sequence ATGAGCGAAAACACGTCCGCAAGAGCCGAGCAGTCCGGTTCTGCCTCTTCTTCCGTTGCGACGTCTTCCGGCCACGCCGGCGCGGCATCGTCTTCCGTTTCCGACAATCCGTCCGTGGGCGCGACCGTTCACGTCGGCGCGTTCGCCGCGCAGATCGCGGCCGCGCAGGACGTCGGCGACCCCGGCTCGGCGCCGACCGATACGATTGCCGAGCCCGGTGCGCCCGGCGTCGGCCCGGGCGGCCCGGGCGCGCGCCCAGCCGCCGCGTCGGCCGGTTCATCGGCCGGTTCATCCGCCGCCGCGCCGCCGGGCGCGACGGCCGCCGGCGCGGCTTCCGCCGCGAGGGCAGGCTCGCCGCCGCCCGGCTTCGGCGCGCCGCCCGATTTCGAGGCGTCGCGCCCGCCGCCCGCGAGCGCCGCGCCGCCTGCGCCGCCCGCGTACCTGAAACAGAGCGATACGCCGTGGTCGGTGTTCGGCCGGATCATCGCCGCGCGGGCGCGCCGGCTGTTCGACCGCGCCGGCCAGCGGATCACGCAACGCACGCTGCGCATCGGCGTGTCGGCGCGGATCTTCCATCCGGAGCCGGGCGCGCCGGGGCTGCGCGGCAAGACGCTGCAATATCTGGAGGAATCGATCGCGCACTGGGTGATGTCGCGCGACGTGCTCGTGTTTATGATTCCGACCGTCGGCCATCAGGGGATGCTGCACCCGAGCAACATCCGGCTGCGCGACTACGCGAAGCATCTCGACGGGCTGCTGCTGCAAGGCGGCGCCGACGTGTCGCCGCAGACGTACGCGGCTTCCGACGCGTATTCCGAGTGGCCCGGCGACCGCGTGCGCGACATGTACGAGCTCGAGCTGCTGCACGAGTTCATCGAGTCGGGCAAGCCGGTGCTCGGCGTGTGCCGCGGCTGCCAGCTGATCAACGTCGCGTTCGGCGGCTCGCTCTATCAGGACATCGCGACCGACGTGCCGACGGCGGGCGCGCACGTGAGCGAGCACTACGACCAGCACCGGCACGCGATCCGCTTCCCGGACGGCTCGACGCTCGCGAACATGTTCCCCGGCCGCCGCGAGGCGATCGTCAACTCGATCCACCATCAGGCGATTCGCGATATCGGCCGCGATCTGAACATCGAGGCGGTGTCGGCGGAAGACGGGATCATCGAGGGAATTCGTTATCGCCGCGCGCCGTTCGTCGTCGGCGTTCAGTGGCACCCGGAGTTTCATCGCGCGGGCGGCCCGGAGCTGCTCGACTGCACGCCGCTTCTCGACACGTTCCTGCGCGCGGCGCGCGAGACGCGGCTGTAG
- the tcuC gene encoding MFS transporter — MSTASPAIQQESKARTVFRVVSGNFLEMYDFMVYGYYASAIAKTYFPNGNAFASLMLSLSVFGAGFLMRPVGAIVLGAYIDHHGRRKGLILTLALMALGTLTVATIPGYATIGVLAPILVLLGRLLQGFSAGVELGGVSVYLSEIATKGNKGFYTSWQSGSQQVAVVFAAFVGVLLNRALPVEQMTAWGWRIPFLIGCLIVPFLFLIRRSLKETDEFLAKRRRPSMGEIMKSMLENWGVVLAGMGMVIMTTVSFYMITAYTPTFGKEVLHLSAIDALVVTVCVGLSNLVWLPLSGALSDRIGRRPVLIAFTALTILTAYPVMQWLVGSPSFLRLLTAELWLSFLYGSYNGAMVVALTEVMPADVRTAGFSLAYSLATTIGGFTPAISTLLIHETGNKAAPGLWLGLAAICGLIATLALYRSPEARNQYKTA; from the coding sequence ATGTCTACAGCGTCCCCCGCAATACAGCAGGAATCCAAGGCCAGGACCGTGTTCCGCGTCGTCAGCGGCAACTTCCTGGAGATGTACGACTTCATGGTCTACGGCTACTACGCGTCAGCGATCGCCAAGACCTACTTCCCGAACGGCAACGCGTTCGCGTCGCTGATGCTGTCGCTGTCGGTGTTCGGCGCGGGCTTTCTGATGCGCCCCGTCGGCGCGATCGTGCTCGGTGCCTACATCGACCATCACGGCCGCCGCAAGGGCCTCATCCTGACGCTCGCGCTGATGGCGCTCGGCACGCTGACCGTCGCGACGATTCCGGGCTACGCGACGATCGGCGTGCTCGCGCCGATTCTCGTGCTGCTCGGGCGGCTGTTGCAGGGCTTTTCGGCGGGCGTCGAGCTGGGCGGCGTATCGGTGTACTTGTCCGAGATCGCGACGAAGGGCAACAAGGGCTTCTACACGTCGTGGCAGTCCGGCAGCCAGCAGGTGGCCGTCGTGTTCGCCGCGTTCGTCGGCGTGCTGCTGAACCGCGCGCTGCCCGTCGAGCAGATGACGGCGTGGGGCTGGCGCATCCCGTTCCTGATCGGCTGCCTGATCGTGCCGTTCCTGTTCCTGATCCGCCGTTCGCTGAAGGAGACCGACGAGTTCCTCGCGAAGCGCCGCCGCCCGAGCATGGGCGAGATCATGAAGTCGATGCTCGAGAACTGGGGCGTCGTGCTCGCGGGCATGGGGATGGTCATCATGACGACGGTGTCGTTCTACATGATCACCGCGTATACGCCGACGTTCGGCAAGGAAGTGCTGCATCTGTCGGCGATCGACGCGCTCGTCGTGACCGTTTGCGTCGGGCTGTCGAACCTCGTCTGGCTGCCGCTGTCGGGCGCGTTGTCCGACCGGATCGGCCGTCGTCCGGTGCTGATCGCGTTCACCGCGCTCACGATCCTCACCGCGTATCCGGTGATGCAGTGGCTCGTCGGTTCGCCGTCGTTCCTGCGGCTGCTGACGGCCGAACTGTGGCTGTCGTTCCTGTACGGTTCGTACAACGGCGCGATGGTCGTCGCGCTGACCGAAGTGATGCCGGCCGACGTGCGCACCGCGGGCTTCTCGCTCGCGTACAGCCTCGCGACGACGATCGGCGGCTTCACGCCGGCGATCTCGACGCTGCTGATCCACGAGACCGGCAACAAGGCGGCGCCGGGCCTCTGGCTCGGCCTCGCGGCGATCTGCGGGCTGATCGCGACGCTCGCGCTGTACCGGTCGCCGGAAGCGCGCAATCAGTACAAGACGGCTTGA
- a CDS encoding tetratricopeptide repeat protein codes for MESAFDRAFAAHRAGRLDVAEHGYRAALAANPADADALHLFGVLRHQQGRHEEAADLVGRAVELRPNDAALQLNLGNAFKALGRLDDAIERFRNALTLAPTFPLAHYNLGNAYAAQERHDDAVDAFERALALTPGDASIHNNLGNALNALGRHDDALAAFRRALELRPGHAGAHNNLGMALAALGNTDEAISHFRAALAAEPRFVAAHFNLGNALDAIGRHAQALPAFESALALQPRFPLALFGLANALAALGRHRDALPHYERAVGLDPSFVLAWLNLGTAHHALGAHEMALRAFDQALRLDPAHALAQMHRAVTLLTLRDFARGLPAYEARHALPGAAPLGPLPRWQGEPIEGRTLLVRAEQGFGDTLQFVRLVPLARERCARLILQVQPALLPLVETMAARWRVSVVPTDTARMPVADLVCPLLSLPFALGLEYDAIPSRTPYLDVPDAARRRFRGSLGGHAKRKLGLAWSGSAQVQENRAVPLDTLAPLFALAGVDWIVLQPALSDAERAALDVHPHAARIHRLDGLTDFAATAALVDRLDGVVSIDTALAHLAGALGKPLWLMLPVAADWRWSTGDDSPWYPHARLVRQSQPGRWDDVVATVAAEIARG; via the coding sequence ATGGAATCCGCTTTCGACCGCGCATTCGCCGCACACCGCGCAGGCCGGCTCGACGTCGCCGAACACGGCTATCGGGCGGCGCTCGCGGCCAACCCCGCCGACGCCGATGCGCTGCACCTGTTCGGCGTGCTGCGCCATCAGCAGGGCCGGCACGAAGAAGCGGCCGATCTCGTCGGCCGCGCGGTCGAGTTGCGTCCGAACGACGCCGCGCTGCAACTGAACCTCGGCAATGCGTTCAAGGCGCTCGGTCGCCTCGACGACGCGATCGAGCGCTTTCGCAACGCGCTCACGCTCGCGCCGACGTTCCCGCTCGCGCACTACAACCTCGGCAACGCGTATGCGGCGCAGGAGCGTCACGACGACGCGGTCGACGCGTTCGAGCGCGCGCTCGCGCTCACGCCCGGCGACGCATCGATCCACAACAACCTCGGCAACGCGCTCAACGCGCTCGGCCGGCACGACGACGCGCTCGCGGCGTTTCGCCGCGCGCTCGAGTTGCGTCCCGGCCACGCCGGCGCGCACAACAACCTCGGGATGGCGCTCGCCGCGCTCGGAAACACCGACGAAGCGATCTCGCATTTTCGCGCGGCGCTCGCCGCCGAGCCGCGCTTCGTCGCCGCGCATTTCAATCTCGGCAACGCGCTCGATGCGATCGGCCGGCATGCGCAGGCGCTGCCCGCGTTCGAATCCGCGCTCGCGCTGCAGCCGCGCTTTCCGCTCGCGCTGTTCGGGCTCGCGAACGCGCTCGCGGCGCTCGGCCGCCATCGCGACGCGCTGCCGCATTACGAGCGCGCGGTCGGACTCGATCCGTCGTTCGTGCTCGCGTGGCTCAATCTCGGCACCGCGCACCACGCGCTCGGCGCGCACGAGATGGCGCTGCGCGCATTCGACCAGGCGCTGCGGCTCGATCCCGCGCATGCGCTCGCGCAAATGCATCGCGCGGTCACGCTGCTCACGCTGCGCGACTTCGCGCGCGGCCTGCCCGCGTATGAAGCGCGGCATGCGCTGCCGGGCGCGGCGCCCCTCGGGCCGCTGCCGCGCTGGCAAGGCGAGCCGATCGAAGGCCGCACGCTGCTCGTGCGCGCCGAACAGGGTTTCGGCGACACGCTGCAGTTCGTGCGGCTCGTTCCGCTCGCGCGCGAGCGCTGCGCGCGGCTGATCCTGCAGGTCCAGCCGGCGCTGCTGCCGCTCGTCGAGACAATGGCCGCGCGCTGGCGCGTGAGCGTCGTGCCGACCGATACGGCGCGCATGCCCGTGGCCGATCTCGTCTGTCCGCTCCTCAGCCTGCCGTTCGCGCTCGGCCTCGAATACGACGCGATCCCGTCCCGCACGCCGTATCTCGACGTGCCGGATGCCGCGCGCCGCCGCTTCCGCGGCTCGCTCGGCGGACACGCGAAGCGCAAGCTCGGGCTCGCGTGGTCCGGCAGCGCTCAGGTGCAGGAAAACCGCGCGGTACCGCTCGACACGCTCGCGCCGCTCTTCGCGCTCGCCGGCGTCGACTGGATCGTGCTGCAGCCGGCGCTGTCGGACGCCGAGCGCGCGGCGCTCGACGTGCATCCGCATGCGGCGCGCATCCACCGCCTCGATGGCTTGACCGATTTCGCGGCGACGGCTGCACTCGTCGATCGGCTCGACGGCGTCGTGTCGATCGACACCGCGCTCGCGCACCTGGCGGGCGCGCTCGGCAAGCCGCTGTGGCTGATGCTGCCCGTCGCCGCCGACTGGCGCTGGAGCACGGGCGACGATAGTCCGTGGTATCCGCATGCGCGGCTCGTCCGGCAATCGCAGCCGGGACGCTGGGACGATGTGGTCGCGACGGTCGCGGCCGAGATCGCGCGCGGGTGA
- a CDS encoding FAD-dependent monooxygenase, which yields MAVVPLATPPVLIVGAGPTGLAAALCLARARVPVRIVDKAAQPARFSRAIGIQARTLELLEQQRVVERFVELGHRARVAILYSGGQRIAELDFDPLQTRYPYLLFLDQTVTERLLAEHLATFGVEVERGVTLTHCTDPDGALDVRLRHGDGREESLQPSYVVAADGAHSTVRHLLDVEFVGHAFEQTFMLADLDVDADWPDDEIHLFTTGDGIAGLFPMGNGRYRLVADRPPRNGALDDEHGPSLELCREIVRARVMPELKIGDLAWSSYFHLHSRMVAQLRRGRVFFAGDAAHVHSPAGAQGMNTGIQEAFNLGWKLARVLAGNAPERLLDTYHDERHPIERDVLRQTSFATQVVEAGRGPLRLLREHVVPILASFGPLRDAARRTVSELAIQYRKSPLTLERVLDGGPRAGERAPDALVQVLDGPLGKAPGVARLFDLHDPAHFTLLVLEPRSAVDDTLPSDPGEDGRTLAGALERIMPGAVRCWRLTDAQGEGAPLLSDAYGGARPAFYLLRPDGYVAARGRPATDASALLHHCETWFSGMRLET from the coding sequence ATGGCAGTCGTTCCGCTCGCCACTCCTCCCGTCCTGATCGTCGGCGCCGGGCCGACCGGGCTTGCCGCCGCGCTCTGCCTCGCCCGCGCCCGCGTGCCGGTGCGGATCGTCGACAAGGCGGCGCAGCCCGCGCGCTTTTCACGCGCGATCGGCATCCAGGCCAGAACGCTCGAGCTCCTCGAGCAGCAGCGCGTCGTCGAACGGTTCGTCGAGCTCGGGCATCGCGCGCGTGTCGCGATCCTGTACTCGGGCGGGCAGCGCATCGCCGAGCTCGATTTCGATCCGTTGCAAACGCGCTATCCGTACCTGCTGTTTCTCGACCAGACCGTCACCGAGCGGCTCTTGGCCGAGCATCTCGCGACGTTCGGCGTCGAAGTCGAGCGCGGCGTGACGCTCACGCACTGCACCGATCCGGACGGCGCGCTCGATGTCCGCCTGCGCCACGGCGACGGCCGCGAGGAGAGCCTGCAGCCGTCGTACGTCGTGGCCGCCGACGGCGCGCACAGCACCGTTCGGCATCTGCTCGACGTCGAATTCGTCGGGCATGCGTTCGAGCAGACGTTCATGCTCGCCGATCTCGATGTCGACGCCGACTGGCCGGACGACGAGATTCATTTGTTCACGACGGGCGACGGCATCGCCGGATTGTTTCCGATGGGAAACGGGCGCTACCGGCTCGTCGCGGATCGACCGCCGCGCAACGGCGCGCTCGACGACGAGCACGGGCCGTCGCTCGAACTGTGTCGCGAGATCGTGCGCGCGCGCGTGATGCCCGAGCTGAAGATCGGCGATCTCGCGTGGTCGTCGTATTTTCATCTGCACAGCCGGATGGTCGCGCAACTGCGCCGCGGGCGCGTGTTCTTCGCGGGCGACGCGGCGCACGTGCACAGCCCGGCGGGCGCGCAGGGGATGAACACGGGCATCCAGGAGGCGTTCAATCTCGGCTGGAAGCTTGCGCGGGTGCTGGCCGGCAACGCGCCCGAGCGGCTGCTCGACACGTATCACGACGAGCGCCATCCGATCGAGCGCGACGTGCTGCGGCAGACGAGCTTCGCGACGCAGGTCGTCGAGGCGGGGCGCGGGCCGCTCAGGCTGCTGCGCGAGCACGTCGTGCCGATTCTCGCGTCGTTCGGGCCGCTGCGGGATGCGGCGCGCCGCACGGTCAGCGAGCTTGCGATCCAGTACCGGAAGAGCCCGCTCACGCTCGAGCGCGTGCTCGACGGCGGGCCGCGCGCCGGGGAACGCGCGCCGGATGCGCTCGTGCAAGTGCTCGACGGGCCGCTCGGCAAGGCGCCCGGCGTCGCGCGCCTCTTCGATCTGCACGATCCCGCGCATTTCACGCTGCTCGTGCTCGAGCCGCGCTCGGCCGTCGACGACACGCTGCCGTCGGACCCCGGCGAGGACGGCCGCACGCTTGCCGGCGCGCTCGAGCGGATCATGCCGGGCGCGGTGCGCTGCTGGCGCCTGACGGACGCGCAAGGCGAGGGCGCGCCGCTGCTGAGCGATGCGTACGGGGGCGCGCGGCCGGCGTTCTATCTGCTGCGGCCGGACGGCTATGTCGCCGCGCGCGGTCGCCCGGCGACCGATGCGAGCGCGTTGCTGCACCATTGCGAGACGTGGTTTTCGGGGATGCGGCTCGAGACTTGA
- a CDS encoding formate dehydrogenase subunit delta, translating into MESRHLIDMANQIGAFFASMPDHDEAVAGVADHIRRFWEPRMRRALLAALDDPNDEAATSVAPIVREAIDRHRASLEPAPAPETPRAA; encoded by the coding sequence ATGGAAAGCCGACACCTGATCGACATGGCCAACCAGATCGGCGCGTTCTTCGCGTCGATGCCCGATCACGACGAGGCGGTCGCGGGCGTCGCCGATCACATCCGGCGCTTCTGGGAGCCGCGGATGCGGCGCGCGCTCCTCGCGGCGCTCGACGATCCGAACGACGAGGCCGCGACAAGCGTCGCGCCGATCGTTCGCGAGGCGATCGACAGGCACCGCGCATCGCTCGAACCGGCGCCCGCGCCCGAAACGCCGCGCGCCGCATAG
- the fdhF gene encoding formate dehydrogenase subunit alpha, whose product MTSSAFDSPRQGCGSGQCACKSAAQARRPDPFDDTDYGTPARRADTDVTLDIDGRTVTVPAGTSVMRAAIEAGINVPKLCATDSLEPFGSCRLCLVEIEGRRGYPASCTTPVEAGMKVRTQSDRLQDLRRNVMELYISDHPLDCLTCAANGDCELQDMAGAVGLREVRYGFDGKNHLRDAKDESNPYFSYDPSKCIVCNRCVRACEETQGTFALTIAARGFESRVAASAGDAFMDSECVSCGACVAACPTATLVEKSVALLGQPEHAVVTTCAYCGVGCSLKAEMKGDQVVRMTPHKNGQANEGHACVKGRFAWGYATHKDRITKPMIREKITDAWREVSWDEAIGHAAAQFRRIQDKHGRDSIGGITSSRCTNEETYLVQKLVRAAFGNNNVDTCARVCHSPTGYGLKVTLGESAGTQTFASVGSADVIVVIGANPTDGHPVFGSRLKRRVREGAKLIVIDPRRIDLVDGPHVKAVHHLQLRPGTNVALVNALAHVIVTEGLVDEAFVAERCEPHAFDVWRAFAARPEHSPEATACITGVPADAVRAAARLYATGGRAAIFYGLGVTEHAQGSTMVMGIANLAMATGNLGIEGAGVNPLRGQNNVQGSCDMGSFPHELPGYRHIGDAAVRALFDEAWSTTLQPEPGLRIPNMFDAALDGSFKGLYCQGEDIVQSDPNTQHVAAALSSLECLVVQDIFLNETAKYAHVFLPGATFLEKDGTFTNAERRISRVRRAMKPLSGYADWEVTLMLSRALGYEMRYAHPSEIMDEIARLTPTFAGVSYALLDELGSVQWPCNDAAPEGTPTMHVDHFVRGKGKFMITQYIASPEKVTPRYPLILTTGRILSQYNVGAQTRRTENVRWHDEDRLEIHPHDANDRGIRSGDWVGVESRAGQTVLRALVTERMQPGVVYTTFHFPESGANVITTDSSDWATNCPEYKVTAVQVAPVAQPSEWQRAYTRFRAEQLALLERRTTASAPATSSATATATGK is encoded by the coding sequence ATGACCTCTTCCGCTTTCGATTCGCCCCGGCAAGGCTGCGGCTCCGGTCAGTGCGCGTGCAAGAGCGCGGCGCAGGCGCGCCGCCCCGATCCGTTCGACGACACCGACTACGGCACGCCGGCGCGCCGCGCCGATACCGACGTCACGCTCGACATCGACGGCCGCACGGTGACGGTGCCGGCCGGCACGTCGGTGATGCGCGCGGCGATCGAGGCCGGCATCAACGTGCCGAAGCTCTGCGCGACCGATTCGCTCGAGCCGTTCGGCTCGTGCCGCCTGTGCCTCGTCGAGATCGAGGGCCGGCGCGGCTATCCGGCGTCGTGCACGACGCCCGTCGAAGCCGGCATGAAGGTGCGCACGCAAAGCGATCGCCTGCAGGACCTGCGCCGCAACGTGATGGAGCTCTACATCTCCGATCACCCGCTCGACTGCCTGACGTGCGCGGCGAACGGCGACTGCGAGCTGCAGGACATGGCGGGCGCAGTCGGGCTGCGCGAGGTGCGCTACGGCTTCGACGGCAAGAACCATCTGCGCGACGCGAAGGACGAGTCGAATCCGTACTTCAGCTACGACCCGTCGAAGTGCATCGTCTGCAACCGCTGCGTGCGCGCATGCGAGGAGACGCAAGGCACGTTCGCGCTGACGATCGCCGCGCGCGGCTTCGAATCGCGCGTCGCGGCGAGCGCGGGCGACGCGTTCATGGATTCGGAGTGCGTATCGTGCGGCGCGTGCGTCGCCGCGTGCCCCACCGCGACGCTCGTCGAGAAGAGCGTCGCGCTGCTCGGTCAGCCCGAGCACGCGGTCGTCACGACCTGCGCGTATTGCGGCGTCGGCTGCTCGCTGAAGGCGGAGATGAAGGGCGACCAGGTCGTGCGGATGACGCCGCACAAGAACGGCCAGGCGAACGAAGGCCATGCGTGCGTGAAAGGCCGCTTCGCATGGGGCTACGCGACGCACAAGGACCGCATCACGAAACCGATGATCCGCGAGAAGATCACCGATGCGTGGCGCGAAGTGAGCTGGGACGAAGCGATCGGCCATGCGGCCGCGCAGTTCCGCCGCATCCAGGACAAGCACGGCCGCGATTCGATCGGCGGCATCACGTCGTCGCGCTGCACGAACGAAGAAACCTATCTCGTGCAGAAGCTCGTGCGCGCGGCGTTCGGCAACAACAACGTCGACACCTGCGCGCGCGTGTGCCACTCGCCGACGGGCTACGGGCTCAAAGTCACGCTCGGCGAATCGGCGGGCACGCAGACGTTCGCGTCAGTCGGCTCGGCCGACGTGATCGTCGTGATCGGCGCGAATCCGACCGACGGCCATCCGGTGTTCGGCTCGCGGCTCAAGCGCCGCGTGCGCGAGGGCGCGAAGCTGATCGTCATCGATCCGCGCAGGATCGATCTCGTCGACGGCCCGCACGTGAAGGCCGTCCATCATCTGCAACTGCGCCCCGGCACGAACGTCGCGCTCGTCAACGCGCTCGCGCACGTGATCGTCACCGAAGGGCTCGTCGACGAGGCGTTTGTCGCCGAACGCTGCGAGCCGCACGCGTTCGACGTGTGGCGCGCGTTCGCTGCGCGGCCCGAGCATTCGCCCGAGGCGACGGCCTGTATCACGGGCGTGCCGGCCGACGCCGTGCGCGCCGCCGCGCGCCTGTATGCGACGGGCGGGCGCGCCGCGATCTTCTATGGGCTCGGCGTGACCGAGCATGCGCAGGGCTCGACGATGGTGATGGGCATCGCGAATCTCGCGATGGCGACGGGCAACCTCGGCATCGAGGGCGCGGGCGTGAACCCGCTGCGCGGACAGAACAACGTGCAGGGCTCGTGCGACATGGGCTCGTTCCCGCACGAACTGCCCGGCTACCGGCACATCGGCGACGCCGCGGTGCGTGCGCTCTTCGACGAGGCCTGGTCGACGACGCTGCAGCCGGAACCCGGCCTGCGCATCCCGAACATGTTCGACGCGGCGCTCGACGGCAGCTTCAAGGGCCTCTACTGCCAGGGCGAGGACATCGTCCAGTCGGACCCGAACACGCAGCACGTCGCGGCCGCGCTGTCGTCGCTCGAATGCCTCGTCGTGCAGGACATCTTCCTGAACGAAACCGCGAAGTACGCGCACGTGTTCCTGCCGGGCGCGACCTTCCTCGAGAAGGACGGCACGTTCACGAACGCCGAGCGCCGGATCTCGCGCGTGCGCCGCGCGATGAAGCCGCTTTCCGGCTATGCGGACTGGGAGGTGACGCTGATGCTGTCGCGCGCGCTCGGCTACGAGATGCGCTACGCGCATCCGTCCGAGATCATGGACGAGATCGCGCGCCTCACGCCGACGTTCGCAGGCGTGTCGTACGCGCTGCTCGACGAGCTCGGCAGCGTGCAGTGGCCCTGCAACGACGCGGCGCCCGAAGGCACGCCGACGATGCACGTCGATCACTTCGTGCGCGGCAAGGGCAAGTTCATGATCACGCAGTACATCGCGTCGCCGGAGAAGGTCACGCCGCGCTACCCGCTCATCCTGACGACGGGCCGGATTCTGTCGCAGTACAACGTCGGCGCGCAGACGCGCCGCACGGAGAACGTGCGCTGGCACGACGAGGACCGGCTCGAGATCCATCCGCACGATGCGAACGATCGCGGAATCAGGTCGGGCGACTGGGTCGGCGTCGAATCGCGCGCGGGGCAGACGGTGCTGCGCGCGCTCGTGACCGAGCGGATGCAGCCGGGCGTCGTCTACACGACGTTCCACTTCCCCGAATCCGGCGCGAACGTGATCACCACCGATAGCTCGGACTGGGCGACCAACTGCCCGGAATACAAGGTGACGGCGGTGCAGGTCGCGCCCGTCGCGCAGCCGTCCGAGTGGCAGCGCGCGTACACGCGCTTTCGCGCGGAGCAGCTCGCGCTGCTCGAGCGGCGCACGACGGCGAGCGCGCCGGCGACGTCGAGCGCAACGGCGACGGCAACGGGCAAGTGA
- a CDS encoding formate dehydrogenase beta subunit has translation MSTRIYVPRDSAALAVGADALARAIEAEAAARGTAIELVRNGSRGLLWLEPLVEIGTAAGRVGYANLTAADVPALFDAGWLDGGEHPARVGIVDEMPYLKRQQRLTFARIGITDPLSIDDYVAHGGLEGLKNALALDGAAACETLVESGLRGRGGAAFPAGVKWRTVREAAAAQKYVVCNADEGDSGTFSDRLIMESDPYCLIEGMIIAGVATGATIGYIYVRSEYPHAIAALGEAIARARTAGWLGASVLGTAHAFELHVAKGAGAYVCGEETALLESLEGKRGVVRAKPPLPALAGLFGQPTVINNVITLATAPIIFARGAAFYRDYGMGRSRGTLPFQLAGNVKRGGLVELAFGVTLRELLFDFGGGTASGRPARAAQVGGPLGTYLPDSQWDIPLDYEAYAAIGAVVGHGGIVLHDDTSNLAALAEYAMHFCALESCGKCTPCRIGSTRGVETIAKIRAGDTSEKQVRLLRELCDTMTAGSLCAMGGMTPYPVLSALDHFPEDFGLAARAKNAAPAAA, from the coding sequence ATGAGCACGCGCATCTACGTGCCGCGCGATTCCGCGGCGCTCGCGGTCGGCGCAGACGCGCTCGCCCGCGCGATCGAGGCCGAGGCGGCCGCGCGCGGCACCGCGATCGAGCTCGTGCGCAACGGCTCGCGCGGGCTCCTGTGGCTCGAGCCGCTCGTCGAGATCGGCACGGCCGCGGGCCGCGTCGGCTACGCGAACCTCACGGCGGCCGACGTCCCCGCGCTCTTCGACGCCGGCTGGCTCGACGGCGGCGAACACCCGGCGCGCGTCGGCATCGTCGACGAAATGCCGTACCTGAAGCGCCAGCAGCGGCTCACGTTCGCGCGAATCGGCATCACCGATCCGTTGTCGATCGACGACTACGTCGCGCACGGCGGGCTCGAAGGCCTGAAGAATGCGCTCGCGCTCGACGGCGCCGCCGCCTGCGAGACGCTCGTCGAATCGGGCCTGCGCGGACGCGGCGGCGCCGCATTTCCGGCGGGCGTCAAATGGCGGACCGTGCGCGAAGCCGCGGCCGCGCAGAAATACGTCGTCTGCAACGCGGACGAAGGCGATTCCGGCACGTTCTCCGATCGCCTCATCATGGAAAGCGATCCGTACTGCCTGATCGAAGGGATGATCATCGCGGGCGTCGCGACGGGCGCGACGATCGGCTACATCTACGTGCGCAGCGAATATCCGCACGCGATCGCGGCGTTGGGCGAAGCGATCGCCCGCGCGCGTACCGCCGGCTGGCTCGGCGCGAGCGTGCTCGGCACCGCGCACGCGTTCGAGCTGCACGTCGCGAAAGGCGCGGGCGCGTACGTGTGCGGCGAGGAAACGGCGCTCCTCGAATCGCTCGAAGGCAAGCGCGGCGTCGTGCGCGCGAAGCCGCCGCTGCCCGCGCTCGCGGGACTCTTCGGACAACCGACCGTCATCAACAACGTGATCACGCTCGCGACCGCGCCGATCATCTTCGCGCGCGGCGCGGCGTTCTACCGCGACTACGGGATGGGCCGCTCGCGCGGCACGCTGCCGTTCCAGCTCGCGGGCAACGTGAAGCGCGGCGGGCTCGTCGAGCTCGCGTTCGGCGTCACGCTGCGCGAGCTGCTGTTCGACTTCGGCGGCGGCACCGCGAGCGGGCGCCCGGCGCGCGCCGCGCAGGTCGGCGGCCCGCTCGGCACCTACCTGCCCGACAGTCAATGGGACATCCCGCTCGACTACGAGGCGTATGCGGCCATCGGCGCCGTCGTCGGACATGGCGGCATCGTGCTGCACGACGACACGTCGAACCTCGCCGCGCTCGCCGAATACGCGATGCACTTCTGCGCGCTCGAATCGTGCGGCAAGTGCACGCCGTGCCGGATCGGCTCGACGCGCGGCGTCGAGACGATCGCGAAGATCCGCGCGGGCGACACGTCGGAAAAGCAGGTGCGCCTGCTGCGCGAGCTCTGCGACACGATGACGGCGGGCTCGCTCTGCGCGATGGGCGGCATGACGCCGTACCCGGTGCTGTCCGCGCTCGATCACTTCCCCGAAGATTTCGGCCTCGCCGCGCGCGCGAAAAACGCTGCGCCGGCCGCGGCCTGA